A window of the Lactobacillus amylovorus DSM 20531 genome harbors these coding sequences:
- the tnpA gene encoding IS200/IS605 family transposase: protein MNNKRDKIKDAGYEKHYVYNAHYHLIWCTKYRNQIFTNQDLAQEMRGLLKQIAEDNQIKIEKMEVMPEHIHLLISFRPSKSGSSVVKALKGRSAFLFFKNHPEIKQNKMWGGHLWSPSYYFGSVGNMSKEVVEKYINDQIYNAVRDGKPYPSPH from the coding sequence ATGAATAATAAGAGAGACAAAATAAAAGACGCAGGCTATGAAAAACACTACGTCTATAATGCACACTATCATCTAATTTGGTGTACTAAATACCGCAATCAAATCTTTACTAACCAAGACCTTGCACAAGAGATGCGAGGTCTGCTCAAGCAAATAGCTGAAGATAATCAAATCAAAATTGAAAAAATGGAGGTAATGCCTGAACATATTCATTTGCTTATCAGCTTTAGACCATCAAAATCAGGTTCAAGCGTAGTCAAAGCACTCAAAGGAAGAAGTGCTTTTTTATTCTTCAAGAATCATCCCGAAATTAAGCAAAACAAGATGTGGGGCGGACATTTATGGTCACCCAGCTATTACTTTGGTAGCGTAGGGAATATGTCTAAAGAAGTAGTAGAAAAGTACATTAATGACCAGATCTACAATGCCGTTAGAGACGGCAAGCCCTATCCATCCCCGCATTAA
- a CDS encoding GRP family sugar transporter: MNYLFLFIPAIGWGLMPLFVAGVKKSNIYHQIVGSVLGAFLFGVVVTLIKRPAFNMTSFLLAMVAGAAWVVGQCGQYYSYSKIGVSETMPLSTGLQLIGVPLVGVLIFGEWASTQAKLFGFLGILALVVGVAFTSLTDKGTAEGNKQNQTSTMIILALTTLGYITSSSIPKALKGDGVMIFLGQTIGMMIATFIYLVATKQLKVLKEKESYQVIPAGVIFAIAALSYIISVQMNGVNLAFVMSQLCVVISTLGGIVFLHEQKTKKGYIYTAIGLVLIVAGAVLTSVF, translated from the coding sequence ATGAATTATTTATTTCTATTTATTCCTGCAATCGGATGGGGACTTATGCCTCTATTCGTTGCCGGGGTTAAAAAGAGTAATATTTACCACCAAATCGTAGGTTCAGTATTAGGTGCATTTTTGTTCGGCGTAGTCGTTACTTTAATCAAGCGTCCAGCATTTAATATGACTTCATTTTTATTGGCTATGGTTGCAGGTGCTGCATGGGTAGTTGGTCAGTGTGGTCAATACTACAGTTACTCAAAGATCGGTGTTTCTGAAACCATGCCACTCTCAACCGGTTTACAATTGATCGGTGTGCCACTTGTTGGGGTTTTAATCTTTGGCGAATGGGCAAGTACACAAGCTAAGTTGTTTGGTTTCCTTGGCATTCTTGCTTTGGTTGTCGGTGTTGCCTTTACCTCTTTGACTGATAAGGGTACTGCCGAAGGTAACAAGCAAAACCAAACCAGTACAATGATCATCTTGGCTTTGACCACTTTGGGTTACATCACTTCAAGCTCAATTCCTAAGGCTTTGAAGGGCGATGGCGTCATGATTTTCTTGGGTCAAACAATCGGGATGATGATCGCCACCTTTATTTACCTTGTTGCCACTAAGCAACTTAAGGTTTTGAAGGAAAAGGAGAGCTATCAAGTTATTCCGGCTGGTGTGATTTTTGCGATCGCCGCACTTTCATACATCATTTCAGTTCAAATGAACGGTGTTAACTTGGCCTTCGTTATGTCACAACTTTGCGTAGTTATTTCAACTCTTGGTGGTATCGTATTCTTACACGAACAAAAGACCAAGAAGGGCTACATTTACACTGCAATCGGTTTGGTATTAATCGTCGCTGGTGCAGTCTTAACTTCAGTATTTTAA
- a CDS encoding IS3 family transposase translates to MSKFNKEQKIEIYRKWEDEKISISQLSKTYKTNVANLDYMLRLIDMYGINVLDRPYQVYSKEFKEQAIEQAVFSTKSYVQVSLELGLKSIGTLSIWLREYKENGYNVIIKQKGRPARDQRDSKITQGIGERDPKAERRKLAIAYCERIRKKTEGLGSRQRSKEIAKAITDLRHEFKVSLNYVLDAISEHPELPTIARSSYYKIIKRKPKKPKRSKLIARIKEIFNRHKGRYGYRRVALQLIKEGWNITEKTVRYWMHKLGLKGIRRNKRKYSSYKGTIGKIAPNLIRRDFFAPMPNMKWYTDITEFHLNGEKLYLSPILDGCGGDIVSYTIFKHPDMELVMTMLDRAFAKETALNNCIFHTDQGCQYQSPRYQRALKLHGITQSMSRKGNSMDDGLMENFFGLLKTEMFYDQEYKYHSLQELAQAIEEYIEYYNEERIKSRLKGLTPKEYRNQASINPVF, encoded by the coding sequence ATGTCTAAATTTAATAAAGAACAGAAAATAGAAATTTATCGTAAATGGGAAGATGAAAAGATTTCAATAAGTCAGTTGTCTAAAACATATAAAACGAATGTAGCTAATTTGGATTACATGCTTAGATTAATTGATATGTATGGAATCAATGTTTTAGATAGGCCTTATCAGGTTTATTCTAAGGAATTTAAAGAACAAGCAATTGAGCAAGCTGTTTTCAGTACCAAGTCATATGTACAAGTATCACTAGAACTGGGGCTTAAGAGTATTGGCACACTTAGTATTTGGCTTAGAGAATATAAGGAAAACGGGTATAATGTCATTATCAAACAAAAAGGACGCCCTGCCCGTGATCAAAGAGACTCAAAAATCACGCAAGGAATTGGAGAAAGAGATCCAAAAGCTGAAAGAAGAAAACTTGCGATTGCGTATTGTGAACGAATACGTAAAAAAACTGAAGGCCTTGGATCAAGACAAAGATCGAAAGAAATAGCTAAGGCAATTACTGATCTAAGGCATGAATTTAAGGTTAGCTTGAACTATGTCTTAGATGCAATTTCAGAGCATCCAGAGCTGCCTACGATTGCCAGAAGTTCTTACTATAAAATAATTAAACGAAAGCCTAAGAAGCCCAAGCGTTCCAAACTTATTGCAAGGATCAAGGAAATATTTAATCGTCACAAAGGACGCTATGGCTATCGTCGAGTGGCACTCCAGTTAATAAAAGAAGGCTGGAATATTACTGAGAAAACAGTCCGTTACTGGATGCATAAATTGGGTCTTAAGGGTATCAGACGCAACAAGCGTAAGTATTCAAGCTACAAGGGAACTATTGGCAAGATAGCCCCTAATTTAATTCGTCGTGATTTCTTTGCACCAATGCCCAACATGAAATGGTACACTGACATTACTGAATTTCACCTCAATGGTGAAAAGCTTTATCTATCACCTATTTTGGATGGTTGTGGAGGCGATATAGTCTCTTACACTATTTTCAAACATCCAGACATGGAGTTAGTAATGACAATGCTTGATAGGGCTTTTGCCAAGGAAACGGCTCTTAATAATTGCATCTTTCATACTGATCAGGGCTGTCAATACCAAAGTCCAAGATATCAGCGTGCTTTAAAGCTTCATGGTATTACTCAAAGCATGTCTAGAAAAGGTAATTCCATGGATGATGGGCTAATGGAAAACTTCTTTGGCTTGCTCAAAACAGAGATGTTCTATGATCAAGAATACAAGTACCATAGTCTTCAAGAATTAGCTCAAGCAATCGAAGAATATATCGAATACTATAACGAAGAAAGGATAAAGAGCAGATTAAAAGGCTTAACTCCGAAAGAATATCGGAATCAAGCCTCTATTAATCCTGTATTTTAA
- a CDS encoding YSIRK-type signal peptide-containing protein (The YSIRK form of extended signal peptide directs nascent proteins to the cross-wall site, while signal peptides lacking YSIRK direct proteins instead to the cell pole. A large fraction of YSIRK proteins are surface proteins anchored by sortase-mediated processing of a C-terminal LPXTG motif.), with the protein MNKNSKKLIFGTANKRQRYPIRKLTICAASVLLDTTFLFGAGQTVQADTTGQESEQKEENVQLNKDETAKEIQSTSVGDASSNDTSASDVHEQNKQVTTNNYTTQSEESFKEVY; encoded by the coding sequence ATGAATAAAAATTCTAAAAAATTAATATTTGGTACAGCAAATAAAAGACAACGTTATCCTATTCGTAAGTTAACTATCTGTGCTGCTAGTGTATTGCTAGACACTACGTTCTTATTCGGAGCCGGTCAAACAGTTCAAGCAGATACCACTGGACAGGAAAGTGAACAGAAAGAAGAAAATGTTCAATTAAATAAAGATGAGACTGCCAAAGAAATTCAATCAACCAGTGTTGGGGATGCAAGTTCTAATGATACTAGTGCAAGTGATGTACATGAGCAGAATAAGCAAGTTACTACTAACAATTACACTACTCAAAGTGAAGAATCCTTCAAAGAAGTCTACTAA
- the carB gene encoding carbamoyl-phosphate synthase large subunit gives MPKRKDIHKIMVIGSGPIIIGQAAEFDYSGTQACLALREEGYEVVLVNSNPATIMTDTTIADKVYIEPLTVESISRIIRQEYPDAILPTLGGQVGLNMALALAKTGILDELHIELLGTKLDSIEQAEDREKFKELCKKLGEPVPPSKTVNTVEDALAFGDEIGYPIIVRPAFTMGGTGGGICHNREELAEIAKNGLELSPVTECLIEKSIAGYKEIEFEVMRDHDDNAMIVCCMENFDPVGIHTGDSIVFSPSQTLSDKEYQILRDCSLRLIRALKIEGGCNVQLALDPNSFNYDVIEVNPRVSRSSALASKATGYPIAKMAAKIAVGMTLDEIKNPVTGTTYAEFEPALDYVVCKIPRWPFDKFPKADRVLGTQMKATGEVMAIGRTAEEAMQKAVRSLEIDERDLYSEEAHEASDDKLEQKLVKAQDDRLFYLAEAFRRGYSLEDVHELTKINFYFLDIVKHMVEMEKTLEENKYDIDTLRLAKKYGFSDPTIAHLWCESEDEVRNFRKANGIIPVYKMVDTCAAEFESKTPYFYSTYDTENESHKSGKKSVVVIGSGPIRIGQGVEFDYATVHCVKALQKMGYEAIVINSNPETVSTDFSVSDKLYFEPLTLEDVLNVCDLEKPVGAIVQFGGQTSINLAAGLEKHGVKILGTKVKDVNRAEDRELFDEIIKNLQLNQPKGLTATTHEGVLEAADKLGYPVLVRPSYVLGGKAMEIVYNKDELEEYLQDHVDIAADHPILVDDYLDGRECDVDAICDGKDVLLPGIMEHIEHAGVHSGDSMAVYPPQTFTEEVKEKITDVTRKLALTLHCVGIMNIQFIVRDGEVYVIEVNPRASRTVPFLSKITGIEMAQVATRVIMGESLAEQGYSDGLAPEPDMISVKAPVFSFSKLADVDSYLGPEMKSTGEVMGSDHTFAKALYKAFAGAKMQLPENGNVLLTIEDRDKEKILPIAKRFARIGYRIFATKGTADFLKKHDLHVDLVTKVHEDENADDNILNELRDDKIDLVINTMGHDIEKNSDGFIIRQMAIQQNVPLLTALDTADALLTALENRSFATDALK, from the coding sequence ATGCCTAAGAGAAAAGATATTCATAAGATTATGGTGATTGGTTCTGGTCCAATTATTATTGGTCAGGCTGCAGAATTTGACTATTCTGGTACTCAGGCTTGTTTAGCTCTTCGCGAAGAAGGTTACGAAGTTGTGTTGGTTAACTCCAACCCAGCAACCATCATGACCGATACGACAATCGCTGACAAGGTCTACATTGAACCTTTGACCGTTGAATCAATTTCAAGAATCATTCGTCAAGAATATCCAGATGCCATCTTGCCAACCTTGGGTGGCCAAGTAGGTTTGAACATGGCTTTGGCTCTTGCAAAGACTGGTATCTTGGATGAACTGCACATTGAACTTTTGGGTACTAAGCTTGATTCAATCGAACAAGCTGAAGATCGTGAAAAGTTCAAGGAATTATGTAAAAAGTTGGGCGAACCTGTGCCACCATCCAAGACGGTTAATACAGTTGAAGATGCTTTGGCATTTGGTGATGAAATCGGCTATCCAATCATCGTACGTCCTGCCTTCACAATGGGTGGTACCGGTGGTGGTATCTGCCACAACCGTGAAGAATTAGCTGAAATTGCCAAAAATGGTTTGGAACTTTCACCCGTAACTGAATGTTTGATTGAAAAATCCATTGCTGGTTACAAGGAAATCGAATTCGAAGTAATGCGCGACCACGACGATAATGCGATGATCGTCTGCTGTATGGAAAACTTCGATCCAGTTGGTATCCACACCGGTGACTCAATCGTTTTCTCACCAAGTCAAACCTTGTCAGACAAGGAATACCAAATACTGCGTGACTGTTCACTACGTTTGATTAGAGCACTTAAGATCGAAGGGGGATGTAACGTACAGCTTGCCCTTGATCCAAACAGCTTTAACTACGACGTTATCGAAGTTAACCCAAGAGTTTCTAGATCAAGTGCCTTGGCTTCAAAGGCTACTGGTTATCCAATTGCCAAGATGGCCGCTAAGATTGCGGTGGGCATGACTTTGGATGAAATCAAGAACCCAGTAACTGGTACGACTTATGCCGAATTTGAACCAGCTCTTGACTACGTTGTCTGCAAGATCCCACGCTGGCCATTCGATAAGTTCCCTAAGGCGGACAGAGTTTTAGGTACGCAAATGAAGGCTACCGGTGAGGTTATGGCGATCGGTAGAACTGCAGAAGAAGCGATGCAAAAGGCTGTCAGATCACTTGAAATTGATGAAAGGGATCTTTATTCTGAAGAAGCTCATGAAGCTAGCGATGATAAGCTTGAACAAAAATTAGTTAAGGCGCAAGACGATCGCTTATTCTACTTAGCAGAAGCATTCAGACGTGGATACAGCTTAGAAGATGTGCATGAATTAACTAAGATCAACTTCTACTTCTTGGATATCGTCAAGCACATGGTCGAAATGGAAAAGACACTTGAAGAAAACAAGTACGATATCGACACATTGCGCCTTGCTAAGAAATATGGCTTCAGCGATCCAACAATTGCTCATTTATGGTGTGAAAGCGAAGATGAAGTAAGAAACTTTAGAAAAGCCAACGGCATCATACCAGTTTACAAGATGGTTGATACCTGTGCAGCCGAATTTGAATCAAAGACGCCATACTTCTACTCAACTTATGATACAGAAAACGAATCACATAAGTCAGGTAAGAAATCAGTGGTTGTAATTGGTTCAGGCCCAATCAGAATTGGTCAAGGTGTCGAATTCGACTACGCAACTGTGCACTGTGTTAAGGCATTGCAAAAGATGGGGTATGAAGCAATCGTCATTAACTCAAACCCAGAAACTGTTTCAACTGACTTCTCAGTTTCTGATAAGCTTTACTTTGAACCATTGACCCTTGAAGATGTTTTAAACGTCTGCGATTTGGAAAAGCCAGTAGGTGCAATTGTCCAATTCGGTGGCCAAACTTCAATTAACTTGGCAGCTGGTCTTGAAAAGCACGGTGTAAAGATTTTGGGTACTAAGGTTAAGGATGTTAACCGTGCAGAAGACCGTGAACTCTTTGATGAAATTATCAAGAATTTGCAACTTAACCAACCAAAGGGCTTAACTGCAACGACTCACGAAGGCGTGCTTGAAGCAGCAGATAAATTAGGTTACCCAGTCTTGGTTCGTCCAAGTTACGTCTTGGGTGGTAAGGCAATGGAAATTGTCTACAACAAGGACGAATTGGAAGAATACTTGCAAGACCACGTTGATATTGCGGCAGATCACCCAATCTTGGTTGATGATTACTTGGATGGTCGTGAATGTGATGTCGATGCGATCTGTGACGGCAAGGATGTTCTTTTACCTGGTATTATGGAACACATCGAACACGCTGGGGTTCACTCAGGTGACTCAATGGCTGTTTACCCACCACAAACCTTTACTGAAGAAGTTAAGGAAAAGATTACCGACGTCACGAGAAAGTTAGCTTTGACCTTGCACTGTGTCGGCATCATGAATATTCAGTTCATCGTGCGTGACGGTGAAGTTTATGTCATCGAAGTAAACCCACGTGCAAGTAGAACTGTCCCATTCTTGAGCAAGATTACGGGTATCGAAATGGCTCAAGTGGCTACACGCGTAATTATGGGTGAAAGTTTGGCTGAACAAGGCTACAGCGACGGTTTGGCACCAGAACCTGACATGATTTCAGTTAAGGCACCAGTCTTCAGTTTCAGTAAGTTAGCTGATGTTGACTCATACTTAGGACCAGAAATGAAATCAACTGGTGAAGTAATGGGTAGTGACCATACCTTTGCCAAGGCATTGTACAAAGCCTTTGCCGGAGCTAAGATGCAATTGCCAGAAAATGGTAACGTCTTGCTCACAATCGAAGATAGAGATAAGGAAAAGATCTTGCCAATTGCGAAGAGATTCGCCAGAATCGGTTACCGAATCTTTGCGACGAAGGGTACGGCAGACTTCTTGAAGAAGCATGACTTACACGTTGACTTGGTAACTAAGGTTCATGAAGATGAAAATGCGGATGATAACATCTTGAATGAATTGAGGGATGATAAGATCGACTTGGTAATCAACACGATGGGTCATGATATTGAGAAGAACTCTGATGGCTTTATTATCAGACAGATGGCTATTCAGCAAAATGTACCACTTCTTACTGCACTTGATACTGCGGATGCACTTCTTACTGCACTTGAGAATAGATCATTTGCGACTGATGCTTTAAAGTAG
- the carA gene encoding glutamine-hydrolyzing carbamoyl-phosphate synthase small subunit — translation MRYLILEDGSIYAGEGFGADRETTGEVVFTTGMTGYQEAITDQSYADQILVFTNPLIGNYGITLADYESLEPKIKGVICHQVARHPDNWRMQTTLPKFLEHLDIPGIQGIDTRALVKKLRVHGTLRGKIADSKEDADKIAKILQTENVTQGVISRVSTKSPYPVPGSKRNIVVIDFGIKHSILRELAERDCNCIVLQYTATAEEVLNLHPDGVLLSNGPGDPEEMAANGATDMVREVEKHVPLMGICMGHQVFALANGAKTYKMKFGHRGFNHPVREIATGNIGFTSQNHGYAVDTDSVDKDNLMITHVEVNDGTVEGLRHKKYPAFSVQFHPDATPGPHDEVSLFDDFMSMIDQRKEEERHA, via the coding sequence ATGCGCTATTTAATTTTAGAAGACGGCAGTATCTATGCCGGTGAAGGCTTCGGCGCCGATCGCGAAACAACCGGTGAAGTTGTTTTTACAACAGGGATGACCGGTTATCAAGAAGCAATCACTGATCAAAGTTACGCAGATCAAATCTTGGTTTTCACTAACCCATTGATTGGTAACTACGGGATTACTTTAGCTGACTATGAATCACTTGAACCAAAGATCAAGGGCGTGATTTGCCACCAGGTTGCCCGCCATCCGGACAACTGGAGAATGCAAACGACTTTGCCTAAGTTCTTAGAGCATTTGGATATCCCAGGCATTCAAGGAATTGATACCCGTGCCTTAGTTAAAAAGCTTCGTGTCCACGGTACTTTAAGAGGTAAGATCGCAGATTCAAAGGAAGATGCAGACAAGATTGCCAAGATTTTACAAACTGAAAATGTAACTCAAGGCGTGATCAGCCGCGTCTCAACTAAGAGTCCATACCCAGTTCCCGGTTCAAAGCGCAATATTGTGGTTATCGACTTCGGGATCAAGCACAGTATCTTGCGTGAACTCGCCGAGCGTGACTGCAACTGTATTGTTTTGCAATATACCGCAACCGCTGAAGAAGTGTTAAACCTTCATCCAGATGGTGTCCTTCTTTCAAACGGCCCTGGTGACCCAGAAGAAATGGCCGCAAATGGTGCTACAGACATGGTTCGTGAAGTTGAAAAGCATGTACCATTGATGGGTATTTGTATGGGACACCAAGTCTTTGCTTTAGCCAACGGTGCTAAGACCTACAAGATGAAGTTCGGTCACCGTGGTTTTAACCACCCAGTCCGTGAAATTGCTACTGGCAACATCGGTTTTACTTCACAAAACCACGGCTACGCTGTAGATACAGATTCAGTTGATAAAGATAACTTGATGATTACCCACGTTGAAGTAAACGATGGCACTGTTGAAGGATTGCGTCATAAGAAGTACCCAGCCTTCTCAGTCCAGTTCCACCCAGATGCAACTCCAGGACCACACGATGAGGTTTCACTATTTGATGACTTTATGTCAATGATTGATCAAAGAAAGGAAGAAGAGCGTCATGCCTAA
- a CDS encoding dihydroorotase — translation MTTVIKNGTAYQNGCLVKADVLIDGQKIKAIGTDLTGDKVIDAKGKLVSPGLVDVHVHYRDPGQTYKEDIRTGSEAAARGGFTTVGAMPNVTPVPNTPELMEKMVEENNKKGIVHIFQYGPITNDETTDVIPDYAALKKAGAFALSNDGHGVQTAQTMYLAMQKAKENNLIVATHAQDDSLFDHGIVNAGKTAERLNLPPVTELAETTQIARDLLLAQKTGVHYHICHVSTKTSVELVRMAKARGINVTCEVAPHHILLTDDDIPKDNGYYKMNPPLRNKEDQAALLVGLLDSTIDLIATDHAPHAKKEKQGGMKGAAFGITGSETAFSTLYTKFVKNEKVFTLEQLLSWLSDKPAKTFGLKNAGVLEPGRPADIAIFDLEHEKEIKEADFKSKGVNTPFTGHKVYGSTVMTMVDGKVVYQEGAE, via the coding sequence ATGACAACAGTAATTAAGAACGGTACCGCTTATCAAAATGGTTGCTTAGTTAAAGCAGATGTTTTAATTGACGGTCAAAAAATTAAAGCAATCGGTACTGATTTAACAGGTGACAAAGTAATTGATGCTAAAGGCAAGTTAGTCAGCCCCGGCTTAGTTGATGTCCACGTTCACTACCGCGATCCTGGTCAAACTTATAAGGAAGATATTAGAACAGGTAGCGAAGCTGCAGCCCGCGGTGGTTTTACCACAGTCGGTGCCATGCCAAATGTCACTCCTGTACCTAACACACCAGAATTAATGGAAAAGATGGTTGAAGAAAACAATAAGAAGGGCATCGTTCACATCTTCCAATACGGTCCAATCACTAATGATGAAACAACTGATGTCATTCCTGATTATGCCGCTTTGAAAAAAGCTGGTGCTTTTGCCTTAAGTAATGACGGCCACGGCGTGCAAACCGCCCAAACTATGTACCTGGCTATGCAAAAAGCTAAGGAAAACAACTTGATTGTCGCAACTCATGCTCAAGATGATTCATTGTTTGATCACGGCATCGTCAACGCCGGAAAAACCGCAGAAAGGTTGAACTTGCCACCTGTTACTGAGCTTGCGGAGACTACGCAGATTGCGCGTGACTTGCTCTTAGCGCAAAAGACTGGCGTGCACTACCACATCTGCCACGTTTCAACTAAAACGAGCGTTGAACTGGTCCGTATGGCAAAGGCCCGCGGCATCAACGTCACTTGTGAAGTCGCACCGCACCACATTTTGTTAACTGATGATGATATTCCAAAGGACAACGGCTACTACAAGATGAATCCACCTTTGAGAAATAAGGAAGATCAAGCAGCTTTGTTAGTTGGGTTACTTGATAGCACAATTGATTTGATTGCCACTGACCATGCGCCTCACGCTAAGAAAGAAAAGCAAGGCGGGATGAAAGGTGCCGCATTTGGAATCACAGGCAGCGAAACAGCTTTTAGTACCTTGTACACCAAGTTTGTAAAAAACGAAAAAGTCTTTACGCTTGAACAATTATTATCATGGCTCAGCGATAAGCCAGCTAAGACCTTCGGCCTTAAAAACGCCGGTGTGCTCGAACCGGGAAGGCCTGCTGATATTGCTATCTTTGATCTTGAGCATGAAAAAGAAATCAAGGAAGCGGACTTTAAGTCTAAGGGTGTCAATACACCATTTACCGGCCACAAGGTTTATGGTTCAACAGTGATGACAATGGTTGACGGTAAAGTTGTCTACCAGGAGGGAGCAGAGTAA
- a CDS encoding aspartate carbamoyltransferase catalytic subunit, which produces MKNLNLVSLPHFVSVENLHVDEVEALIKRAEYFKKGGATPRLTKPVYVTNMFFEDSSRTHTSFEMAERKLGLTVVPFDPAHSSVNKGETLYDTSLIMNALGVDLEVIRHSQNEYYNDLINLKDHQHLNIGVINAGDGSGQHPSQCMLDMMTIHEHFGHFKGLKVAIVGDITNSRVAKSDMELLTRLGAEVYFSGPSYWYSKEFDKYGKYEELDKLIPDMDVMMLLRVQHERHAGDTNEKKFDAKAYHEKYGINHKRYNELKPDTIIMHPGPINHDVELSGDLVESDKCMFVRQMQNGVFMRMAMIEAVLRGRKLGGLE; this is translated from the coding sequence ATGAAAAATTTAAATCTTGTCAGTTTACCACATTTTGTTAGTGTTGAAAATTTGCATGTTGATGAAGTAGAAGCTTTGATCAAGCGAGCAGAATACTTCAAAAAAGGCGGTGCAACGCCTCGCTTAACCAAGCCGGTATACGTGACCAACATGTTCTTTGAAGACTCAAGTAGAACACATACGAGTTTTGAAATGGCTGAAAGAAAGTTGGGCTTAACAGTCGTCCCATTTGATCCAGCTCACTCATCAGTTAATAAAGGTGAAACTTTATACGACACTTCACTCATCATGAATGCCTTAGGTGTCGATCTTGAAGTGATCCGCCACTCACAAAATGAGTACTACAACGATTTGATCAACTTAAAAGATCACCAACACTTAAACATCGGTGTGATCAACGCAGGTGATGGTAGTGGTCAACACCCTAGTCAATGTATGCTCGACATGATGACCATCCACGAACACTTCGGCCACTTCAAAGGCTTAAAAGTAGCCATCGTCGGCGACATCACTAACTCAAGAGTCGCAAAAAGTGACATGGAACTGCTTACCAGATTAGGCGCAGAAGTCTACTTCTCAGGTCCAAGCTACTGGTATTCAAAGGAATTTGATAAATACGGTAAGTATGAAGAATTAGACAAGTTGATCCCTGACATGGATGTCATGATGCTGCTTAGAGTACAACATGAACGTCATGCAGGTGATACTAATGAAAAGAAATTTGATGCAAAAGCATACCATGAAAAATATGGCATCAACCACAAACGTTACAATGAATTAAAGCCAGATACAATCATCATGCACCCAGGTCCAATTAACCACGACGTTGAACTTAGCGGTGACTTGGTCGAAAGCGACAAGTGTATGTTTGTTCGTCAAATGCAAAACGGCGTCTTCATGAGAATGGCCATGATTGAAGCGGTATTACGCGGAAGAAAGCTCGGAGGTCTCGAATAA
- the pyrR gene encoding bifunctional pyr operon transcriptional regulator/uracil phosphoribosyltransferase PyrR encodes MAKEIQDALAMKRALTRITYEIIEQNKGTDDLVLVGIKTRGVYLANRIHDRIQKLEGVDVPVGELNITLYRDDRHDASLKQDPVVNSDQVGVAIDDKHVVLIDDVIYTGRTIRAAMDALMHVGRPSSIRVAVLVDRGHRELPIRADFVGKNIPTSADEQVAVNVVEKDGKDSVELKTLPK; translated from the coding sequence TTGGCAAAAGAAATTCAGGATGCGCTTGCAATGAAGCGTGCGCTAACGCGTATTACTTACGAAATCATCGAACAAAATAAGGGTACCGATGATCTAGTATTAGTTGGGATCAAGACACGTGGTGTTTACCTGGCTAACCGCATCCATGACAGAATTCAAAAACTTGAAGGCGTTGATGTTCCGGTCGGTGAACTTAACATCACCCTTTACCGTGATGACCGTCATGATGCATCCTTGAAGCAAGATCCAGTTGTTAACTCTGATCAAGTTGGTGTCGCCATCGATGACAAGCACGTTGTCTTGATCGACGATGTTATCTACACCGGTCGAACAATTAGAGCTGCGATGGATGCCTTGATGCACGTTGGTCGACCAAGTTCGATCAGAGTGGCAGTTTTGGTTGACCGTGGTCACCGTGAATTGCCAATCCGTGCAGACTTTGTTGGTAAAAACATTCCAACTTCTGCCGACGAACAAGTCGCTGTTAATGTAGTTGAAAAGGACGGCAAGGATTCAGTTGAACTGAAGACTTTGCCAAAATAA